A region from the Cupriavidus sp. D39 genome encodes:
- a CDS encoding reverse transcriptase domain-containing protein → MPECLLMIERCCARYTSTVISTACSRAHARSVGDAPSSTCRSLGPLMYTPALSDESGAHPHQGRLDAVIHRTVAGCTVRDNGRGTCAPHVGDSPGRCRQSDPDEPHYPFDRWMHRTSPNCPFARCADDAVVHCHSRRQAEYVMRSIATRLAACGLTMHPEKSKIVFCRDSNRSERHPHASFTFLGFTFRPRKARSPQRGAVYQLPAGSQRECLEADAAGSAGWRLTRQTHVTLADVAETVQPGDTGVVELLWRVQQDCDASHLPAHRLCSGALGPTEV, encoded by the coding sequence ATGCCGGAATGTCTATTAATGATAGAGCGGTGCTGCGCAAGATATACATCTACGGTTATCTCAACCGCGTGTAGCCGCGCCCACGCCAGGAGCGTAGGCGACGCGCCGTCCTCTACCTGCAGATCGCTAGGACCGCTGATGTATACGCCGGCGTTATCCGATGAAAGCGGTGCGCACCCACATCAGGGAAGACTGGATGCTGTTATACATCGAACGGTGGCTGGTTGCACCGTTCGAGACAACGGACGGGGTACGTGTGCCCCGCACGTGGGGGACAGCCCAGGGCGGTGTCGTCAGTCCGATCCTGATGAACCGCATTACCCATTCGACCGATGGATGCACCGCACCAGCCCCAACTGTCCGTTTGCCCGCTGCGCGGATGACGCGGTGGTTCACTGCCATAGCCGCAGGCAGGCGGAATACGTGATGCGGTCCATTGCAACACGGCTGGCAGCTTGTGGGCTGACGATGCATCCGGAGAAATCGAAGATCGTGTTCTGCAGAGACAGCAACCGCAGCGAACGCCATCCGCATGCGAGCTTTACGTTTCTCGGTTTTACGTTCAGGCCGAGGAAGGCGCGCAGCCCGCAAAGGGGGGCCGTTTACCAACTTCCTGCCGGGAGCCAGCGAGAGTGCCTTGAAGCGGATGCGGCAGGCAGTGCGGGGTGGCGCCTTACCCGCCAGACCCATGTAACGCTTGCCGACGTGGCTGAGACTGTACAACCCGGTGATACAGGGGTGGTGGAATTACTATGGCGAGTTCAACAAGATTGCGATGCTTCGCATCTTCCGGCACATCGACTGTGCTCTGGAGCGTTGGGCCCGACGGAAGTATAA
- a CDS encoding efflux RND transporter periplasmic adaptor subunit, with the protein MLSRRFITSTVVLAFPLALSACGEKASADPRTEAPLVRATVVQPAASASRSFTGIVAARVQSDLGFRVPGKVLERLVDAGQTVKRGQPLMRVDPVDLKLAAHAQREAVSAARARAQQTAEDEARYRDLRGTGAISASAYDQAKAAADAAKAQLSAAEAQADVARNASRYAELIADGDGVVMETLAEPGQVVNAGQAVVRLAHAGHREAVVQLPETLRPAIGSVAQATMFGKDGTSVPATLRQLSDAADRLTRTFEARYVLDGELANAPLGATVTIQIPDGLTTAQGDLQVPLGALFDAGKGSGVWVIQGDPAKVSWRSVTIVRLGDEGARVAGQVKQGDRIVALGAQLLREGQQVRVAGQGASTAIAGVRL; encoded by the coding sequence ATGCTTTCGCGTCGCTTTATTACCTCTACCGTTGTTCTTGCGTTTCCGCTCGCGCTGAGCGCTTGCGGCGAAAAGGCCTCTGCAGACCCGCGCACCGAGGCACCGTTGGTGCGTGCCACGGTCGTCCAGCCAGCCGCTTCCGCATCGCGTTCATTCACGGGGATCGTCGCTGCCCGGGTGCAGAGCGACCTCGGCTTCCGTGTGCCCGGCAAGGTGCTGGAACGCCTTGTCGATGCGGGGCAAACCGTCAAGCGCGGGCAGCCGCTCATGCGCGTCGACCCGGTCGATCTGAAGCTCGCCGCACATGCACAGCGAGAAGCCGTGAGCGCCGCGCGAGCGCGTGCGCAACAGACGGCGGAGGACGAAGCCCGCTACCGCGATCTGCGCGGAACGGGCGCAATTTCCGCCTCGGCCTATGACCAGGCGAAGGCTGCGGCGGACGCGGCCAAAGCCCAGTTGAGCGCGGCGGAAGCGCAGGCCGATGTTGCGCGCAACGCCAGCCGCTACGCAGAGCTGATCGCTGATGGCGACGGCGTAGTCATGGAAACGCTGGCCGAGCCCGGCCAGGTCGTCAACGCGGGGCAGGCTGTTGTGCGTCTGGCCCACGCAGGCCACCGCGAGGCGGTCGTTCAGTTGCCGGAAACGTTGCGGCCGGCGATCGGCTCTGTCGCACAAGCCACAATGTTCGGAAAAGACGGCACCAGCGTGCCGGCGACACTGCGGCAACTGTCGGATGCTGCCGATCGGCTTACCCGCACCTTCGAAGCGCGCTATGTGCTGGATGGGGAACTGGCCAATGCGCCGCTGGGCGCTACCGTGACGATCCAGATTCCGGATGGGCTCACCACCGCCCAAGGCGATCTCCAGGTGCCGCTGGGTGCCCTGTTCGATGCAGGCAAGGGTTCGGGCGTGTGGGTCATCCAGGGAGATCCTGCCAAGGTGTCGTGGCGATCCGTCACCATCGTGCGCCTGGGCGATGAAGGTGCCCGGGTCGCGGGCCAGGTCAAGCAAGGGGACCGGATCGTCGCGCTTGGCGCACAACTGCTGCGTGAGGGCCAGCAAGTCCGCGTGGCGGGTCAGGGCGCCAGCACTGCCATCGCGGGGGTGCGTCTGTGA
- a CDS encoding efflux transporter outer membrane subunit: protein MLPKHSLMALFVASLATGCAVGPDYVKPNVPVSQQFQGQTAVEQRTANAGADLPAWWAGFGDPQLTRFVQLALEQNLDLAQAFARVTQARAGLGAANAALLPSGNVSGQAARAYQSVETPLGRVLNSRPGFDRYSDAFEANVNASWELDVFGGLRRGREAAFADYQASQAGAVATRLTVAAQTADIYIAIRGLQTRLKVARQQVQTQEELLSTINLLYGKGLAAELQVRQAEGALAQVRASIPQLEAGLDAAMNALDVMLGSLPGTHRAELAQGGNIPAAPQIAISGSPGELLRRRPDLIVAERRLAASNARIGVAIAEYYPKFSLSGLLGSATSVGAGSLFGSGASQFAGVLGLRWRLFDFGRINAQIDQAKGQEAEMLAAYRLAMLRATEDVEDAFSALVKREEQAAVLTQGVDSLGRARNASFAAYQRGVVSLIEVLQADESLLRASDARAQAQSESARAAVAAFKALGGGWQPNESTAVASK from the coding sequence ATGTTGCCAAAACACTCCCTTATGGCCCTCTTCGTTGCCAGCCTGGCGACCGGTTGTGCCGTCGGCCCCGATTATGTGAAGCCCAATGTGCCGGTTTCGCAACAATTCCAGGGCCAGACGGCAGTCGAGCAGCGGACAGCCAATGCCGGAGCCGACCTGCCTGCGTGGTGGGCTGGCTTTGGCGATCCGCAACTCACGCGGTTCGTGCAGCTCGCGCTGGAACAAAACCTGGACCTTGCACAGGCCTTCGCCCGCGTCACGCAAGCCCGTGCGGGCCTTGGCGCTGCCAATGCCGCGCTGCTGCCCTCCGGCAATGTCTCGGGCCAGGCCGCGCGTGCGTACCAGTCCGTTGAAACCCCTTTGGGCCGCGTCTTGAATTCGCGGCCCGGCTTCGACCGCTACAGCGACGCTTTTGAGGCCAATGTCAATGCAAGCTGGGAGTTGGACGTATTCGGCGGCCTGCGCCGTGGCCGCGAGGCGGCGTTTGCCGACTACCAGGCCTCCCAGGCGGGTGCAGTCGCCACACGGCTGACCGTGGCTGCACAGACTGCCGACATCTACATCGCCATCCGCGGCTTACAGACGCGCTTGAAGGTGGCCCGCCAGCAAGTACAGACGCAAGAGGAATTGCTCTCCACCATCAACCTGCTGTACGGCAAGGGACTGGCGGCCGAGCTTCAAGTCCGGCAGGCCGAAGGCGCACTCGCTCAGGTTCGCGCTTCCATCCCACAGCTTGAGGCGGGTCTCGATGCGGCGATGAACGCGCTGGATGTGATGCTCGGCTCGCTGCCGGGCACCCACCGGGCGGAGCTTGCGCAAGGCGGCAACATCCCGGCGGCTCCGCAAATTGCGATCAGCGGATCGCCCGGCGAATTGCTGAGGCGCCGCCCTGACCTCATCGTTGCCGAGCGTCGCCTAGCGGCTTCCAACGCGCGCATCGGTGTCGCCATTGCGGAGTACTACCCGAAGTTCTCGCTCAGCGGCCTGCTGGGCAGCGCCACATCGGTGGGCGCCGGCAGTCTGTTCGGCAGCGGTGCCAGTCAATTCGCCGGCGTGCTCGGCCTGCGCTGGCGCCTGTTCGACTTCGGCCGTATCAACGCACAAATCGATCAGGCCAAGGGGCAAGAGGCGGAGATGCTCGCCGCGTACCGGCTCGCCATGCTGCGCGCCACGGAAGATGTGGAAGACGCCTTCTCGGCTCTGGTCAAGCGCGAGGAGCAAGCGGCCGTGCTCACGCAAGGCGTGGATTCGCTCGGCCGTGCGCGAAATGCTTCGTTTGCCGCCTACCAGAGGGGTGTCGTCAGCCTGATTGAAGTCCTGCAAGCCGACGAAAGCCTTTTACGGGCATCAGACGCGCGCGCCCAGGCGCAATCCGAATCCGCGCGCGCCGCCGTCGCGGCTTTCAAGGCGCTGGGCGGTGGGTGGCAGCCCAACGAATCGACCGCCGTTGCTAGCAAATAG
- a CDS encoding trimeric intracellular cation channel family protein: MMEHSLFVLVDLFGTFAFAVSGALAAEQKRLDLFGVVAISYMTACGGGIVRDLCLGSLPPVGISDWRYLATSVFASAMAIWARPIVDHLKHPVVFFDSLGLGFFAVVGAHKALLLGHNIEVAIVLGMVTAVGGGVVRDVVLNRVPIILQKEIYALAALVGAAIQVLGQFMEWRVAVTPWFAASICFAIRLLALRYSWSLPVVHKTDVA; the protein is encoded by the coding sequence ATGATGGAACACAGTCTCTTTGTCCTGGTCGACCTGTTCGGTACCTTCGCTTTTGCAGTCAGCGGTGCTCTTGCCGCTGAACAGAAGCGCCTCGATCTGTTCGGTGTCGTCGCGATCAGCTATATGACGGCCTGTGGCGGAGGAATCGTTCGGGATCTCTGCCTAGGCTCGTTACCGCCGGTGGGCATTTCAGATTGGCGGTATCTCGCGACCTCGGTGTTTGCCTCGGCGATGGCAATCTGGGCGCGTCCAATCGTTGACCACCTTAAGCATCCTGTCGTTTTTTTTGATTCGCTTGGACTGGGCTTCTTTGCGGTCGTTGGTGCACATAAGGCGCTGCTGCTTGGCCACAACATCGAGGTTGCCATCGTTCTCGGCATGGTGACTGCTGTCGGCGGTGGCGTGGTGAGGGATGTGGTGCTCAATCGCGTACCGATCATCCTGCAGAAGGAAATCTATGCGCTCGCCGCACTGGTTGGCGCAGCCATACAAGTTCTTGGACAATTCATGGAATGGAGGGTAGCAGTCACGCCTTGGTTTGCGGCGTCGATCTGCTTCGCAATCCGCCTGCTTGCCCTGCGCTATTCCTGGAGCCTTCCTGTTGTCCATAAGACGGATGTGGCGTAG
- a CDS encoding Fic family protein, which produces MESGDYTYIWQASDWPSWHYDLAALAVPMAEVSRAQGLLMGRLADVGMALRDQASLAALTEDVVKTSEIEGEQLSVASVRSSIARRLGVDIGALAPVDRHVEGVVEMVLDATTNCLAPVTRERLFGWHAALFPTGYSGLARIKIGGWRDDISGPMQVVSGPIGRQRVHFEAPPANRLEAETSRFLDWVNGASNDPPLLKAGLGHLWLVTLHPFDDGNGRIARAIGDLLLARADGSPQRFYSLSAQIQRERQAYYDILERTQKRSMDVTNWLAWFLDTLHRAVDQAQDTLDAVLVKTRFWQRWATTPLNERQVKLLNRLLDGFEGKLTSSKWAAIAKCSPDTALRDITELLARGVLRKSDAGGRSTSYELNDLSG; this is translated from the coding sequence ATGGAAAGCGGAGATTACACATACATCTGGCAGGCCAGTGACTGGCCAAGCTGGCACTACGATCTGGCGGCCCTGGCAGTGCCTATGGCCGAGGTTAGTCGCGCCCAAGGACTGCTGATGGGGCGCTTGGCTGATGTTGGCATGGCTCTGCGCGATCAGGCGAGTCTTGCGGCGCTCACCGAGGATGTGGTAAAGACCAGCGAGATCGAGGGCGAACAGCTCAGCGTCGCATCCGTGCGTTCGTCCATCGCCCGCCGCTTGGGCGTGGACATCGGCGCACTAGCCCCGGTCGATCGTCACGTCGAAGGCGTGGTTGAAATGGTACTCGACGCGACCACCAATTGCCTTGCACCGGTCACCCGGGAGCGATTGTTTGGCTGGCATGCCGCGCTGTTTCCCACCGGCTACTCCGGCCTTGCCCGGATCAAGATTGGAGGCTGGCGTGACGACATCAGCGGTCCGATGCAGGTGGTGTCCGGCCCCATCGGCCGACAACGTGTGCATTTCGAAGCGCCGCCAGCCAATCGCCTGGAAGCTGAAACGAGCCGATTTCTCGACTGGGTCAATGGTGCGTCGAACGATCCGCCTCTGCTCAAGGCAGGCCTCGGCCATTTGTGGCTCGTCACCTTGCATCCGTTTGACGACGGCAACGGCCGTATAGCCCGTGCGATCGGCGACCTGCTGCTGGCGCGCGCCGATGGCAGCCCGCAGCGTTTCTACAGCCTGTCGGCGCAGATCCAGCGGGAGCGCCAGGCCTACTACGATATCCTGGAGCGGACCCAGAAGCGGTCGATGGATGTCACCAATTGGCTGGCCTGGTTCCTCGATACGCTGCATCGCGCCGTCGATCAGGCGCAGGACACCCTTGATGCTGTGCTGGTCAAGACCCGGTTCTGGCAGCGCTGGGCGACCACGCCACTGAACGAGCGGCAAGTGAAACTGCTCAACCGACTGCTCGATGGCTTCGAAGGCAAGCTCACCAGCTCCAAGTGGGCGGCGATCGCCAAATGCTCGCCAGACACCGCGCTGCGCGACATCACTGAGTTGCTCGCGCGTGGCGTATTGCGGAAATCGGATGCGGGCGGGCGCAGCACCAGCTATGAGTTGAACGACCTATCCGGGTAG
- a CDS encoding transposase codes for MSLSNRVRLCLSEWINLLLLAVPIRSRGSFVELLCGCMVSPEGWVTRAISAIARRRHWTTYYKLLGRGSLRTVRLARQLFLLVLTVLPCDVLTLVIDDTLVPRSSEQAPGCAYRHDHSRKINRPQFIRAQCWVTLGVSALGNGGVNLVLPILSRLVPNTGNRNKLKIALVLVRSLAGVANKPVRVLFDSWFMRARLVLPLLRRQMHVIGQARIDTALFLVPPPPTTPRRGRKRIYGERLNAEAIEALPAIELRMPLYGKDQQVRLRSAEARARFLKGALVRAVWCQFFDAKKQAWTKPRLLLASETDLSAQEIVQLYARRWGIEPLFHNLKRWFGVSNLWQQSRTVLELWMQIRSMAWTLNQLLSLVLVETFPMNAVAPWRMNQPVTAGLVTQWLRMEFTGLAFRDGLNRKSQKFQWPTPRNDTRPTS; via the coding sequence ATGTCTTTGTCCAACCGTGTACGACTGTGTCTGTCCGAATGGATCAACCTTCTGCTTCTGGCCGTGCCAATTCGCTCTCGCGGGAGCTTTGTCGAGCTGCTGTGCGGCTGTATGGTTTCGCCAGAAGGCTGGGTGACGCGCGCTATCAGCGCCATCGCGCGACGCAGGCACTGGACGACCTACTACAAGCTTCTCGGGCGCGGCAGCTTGCGCACCGTGCGTTTGGCCCGCCAATTGTTCTTGCTGGTGCTCACAGTGCTGCCATGCGATGTGCTGACACTGGTCATCGACGATACACTGGTGCCGCGCTCCTCGGAGCAGGCGCCCGGTTGCGCGTATCGCCACGACCACAGCCGCAAGATCAATCGGCCGCAATTCATACGGGCCCAGTGCTGGGTTACGCTGGGCGTGAGCGCGCTGGGCAACGGCGGGGTCAACCTGGTGCTGCCAATTCTCTCGCGGCTGGTGCCAAACACCGGCAACCGCAACAAGCTGAAAATCGCGCTGGTGCTGGTCCGCTCTCTGGCGGGCGTGGCCAACAAGCCGGTGCGCGTACTGTTCGATTCGTGGTTCATGCGCGCCCGCCTGGTATTGCCTTTGCTGCGCAGACAAATGCACGTGATTGGACAGGCGCGCATCGACACCGCGCTGTTTCTCGTGCCGCCACCGCCAACCACACCCAGACGTGGTCGCAAGCGCATCTATGGCGAGCGCCTGAACGCCGAGGCCATCGAAGCACTGCCCGCGATCGAACTGCGCATGCCGCTCTATGGCAAAGACCAGCAGGTTCGCCTGCGCTCTGCCGAGGCCCGCGCGCGCTTCCTCAAGGGCGCGTTGGTGCGTGCCGTCTGGTGCCAGTTCTTCGATGCGAAGAAACAGGCCTGGACCAAGCCCCGTCTGCTGCTCGCGAGCGAAACGGACTTGAGCGCCCAGGAGATCGTGCAGTTGTACGCGCGCCGCTGGGGCATAGAACCGCTGTTTCACAATCTCAAGCGCTGGTTCGGCGTGAGCAATCTCTGGCAGCAATCGCGCACCGTGCTGGAGTTGTGGATGCAAATTCGCTCGATGGCCTGGACTTTGAACCAACTGCTGAGTCTGGTGCTTGTCGAGACCTTCCCGATGAACGCGGTCGCACCATGGCGCATGAATCAGCCCGTCACGGCCGGTCTGGTCACGCAGTGGCTGCGCATGGAATTTACCGGACTTGCGTTTCGCGACGGCCTGAATCGCAAGTCCCAGAAATTCCAGTGGCCAACGCCACGCAACGACACGCGACCGACCTCGTAG
- a CDS encoding transposase, which yields MKAKYSSAFIEQARVKAYSRGERTVHAVAEDLNVSYHTLKNWMKKKPAGQVGALAQHERRPQEWRAEEQLLALQETHGLSEEALHAWCREKGLFAHHLAEWKAAFCLHGKGVATGAGPELRGLKEEVEQLKRALQRKDRALAEAAALLVLQKSSERSGRTRSDDRPDRAQSDHWFAGRGHDDGGTAGSGLYRDQSK from the coding sequence ATGAAAGCAAAGTATTCTTCGGCATTCATAGAGCAAGCGCGGGTCAAGGCGTATTCCCGCGGAGAGCGGACAGTACATGCCGTGGCGGAAGATCTGAATGTCAGCTATCACACCTTAAAGAACTGGATGAAAAAGAAACCGGCAGGCCAGGTTGGCGCGCTAGCGCAGCATGAGAGACGCCCGCAGGAGTGGCGGGCGGAAGAGCAATTGCTGGCGCTGCAGGAGACGCACGGTCTGTCGGAGGAAGCTTTGCATGCATGGTGCCGGGAAAAAGGCTTGTTTGCCCATCACCTGGCGGAGTGGAAAGCCGCGTTTTGTCTCCATGGCAAAGGTGTCGCGACCGGTGCCGGTCCGGAGTTGCGTGGGCTGAAAGAAGAAGTAGAGCAGCTCAAGCGAGCGCTGCAGCGCAAAGACCGCGCCTTAGCGGAGGCGGCGGCATTGCTGGTGCTGCAAAAAAGTTCCGAGCGCTCTGGGAGGACGAGGTCAGATGACCGCCCTGACAGAGCGCAATCAGATCATTGGTTTGCTGGAAGAGGCCATGACGATGGGGGCACGGCAGGATCGGGCTTGTACCGCGATCAATCTAAGTGA